Proteins co-encoded in one Actinomadura luteofluorescens genomic window:
- a CDS encoding purine-cytosine permease family protein: MEEPVRFDEHGIEPIPASARDSTPWQQFWIWCGANIAPINWVLGALGVTLGLSLVETLVVVTLGNLVGCAVFGLFNVIGHRTGVNQMVLGRGPFGRRGALVPGLVQGLLTMGWVGVNTWVVLDLVIEILAQAGVHGGAGLRYLVAALIMAAQLVLALYGFYAIRTFEKYTVPATVLVMVVMTGLALGQADLHWTTATATTAGDKFTAVTQLLTAIGIGWGISWLPYSADYSRFVRPQASDRSVFWSTALGMYVPTVWLAALGACLASAGDGGDPSSLVTGAFGVMAVPVLLLIMHGPVATNILNLYSCSLAALSVGIRIARWKVTLVAGTVASLVLVVFLRADSFAQAFDHWMASILVWISPWAAIVLVDFFVLRRGRIDVAALYKDGGANVRALAALGLGLLAAWAWQFGTVPALQGPVARALGHTDFSWLSGGLVAGGLYYVLARRAHQKAPRAAPVEKVT, translated from the coding sequence TTGGAGGAACCGGTTCGGTTCGACGAACACGGCATCGAGCCCATCCCGGCCTCCGCCCGCGACTCCACGCCGTGGCAGCAGTTCTGGATCTGGTGCGGGGCCAACATCGCGCCGATCAACTGGGTGCTCGGGGCGCTGGGCGTCACGCTCGGCCTGAGCCTGGTGGAGACCCTGGTGGTCGTCACCCTCGGCAACCTGGTGGGCTGCGCGGTCTTCGGGCTGTTCAACGTCATCGGCCACCGCACCGGCGTCAACCAGATGGTGCTCGGCCGCGGGCCGTTCGGCCGGCGCGGCGCCCTCGTCCCCGGCCTGGTGCAGGGGCTGCTGACCATGGGCTGGGTGGGCGTCAACACCTGGGTGGTCCTGGACCTCGTGATCGAGATCCTCGCCCAGGCGGGGGTGCACGGCGGCGCCGGGCTGCGCTACCTGGTGGCCGCGCTCATCATGGCCGCCCAGCTCGTCCTGGCCCTCTACGGCTTCTACGCGATCCGGACGTTCGAGAAGTACACCGTCCCCGCCACCGTGCTGGTCATGGTCGTCATGACCGGGCTGGCCCTGGGGCAGGCCGACCTCCACTGGACGACCGCCACCGCCACCACCGCGGGCGACAAGTTCACCGCCGTGACCCAGTTGCTCACCGCCATCGGCATCGGCTGGGGCATCAGCTGGCTGCCCTACTCCGCCGACTACAGCCGCTTCGTGCGCCCGCAGGCCTCGGACCGGTCGGTGTTCTGGTCCACCGCGCTCGGGATGTACGTCCCCACGGTGTGGCTGGCCGCGCTCGGCGCCTGCCTGGCCAGCGCGGGCGACGGCGGCGACCCGTCCAGCCTCGTGACCGGCGCGTTCGGGGTCATGGCCGTGCCGGTCCTGCTGCTGATCATGCACGGGCCGGTGGCGACCAACATCCTGAACCTGTACTCGTGCTCGCTCGCCGCGCTGTCGGTCGGCATCCGGATCGCCCGGTGGAAGGTGACGCTGGTGGCCGGAACGGTGGCGTCCCTGGTTCTGGTGGTGTTCCTGCGGGCCGACAGCTTCGCCCAGGCGTTCGACCACTGGATGGCGTCCATCCTGGTGTGGATCAGCCCTTGGGCGGCGATCGTCCTGGTGGACTTCTTCGTCCTGCGGCGCGGCCGGATCGACGTGGCCGCCCTCTACAAGGACGGCGGCGCGAACGTCCGGGCCCTGGCGGCCCTGGGGCTCGGGCTGCTGGCGGCATGGGCGTGGCAGTTCGGGACCGTGCCCGCCCTCCAGGGCCCCGTCGCGCGGGCGCTGGGGCACACCGACTTCTCGTGGCTCTCGGGCGGCCTGGTCGCGGGAGGCCTGTACTACGTCCTGGCGCGCCGAGCCCACCAGAAGGCCCCCCGGGCGGCCCCGGTCGAGAAGGTCACCTGA
- a CDS encoding PucR family transcriptional regulator — protein MFTLASLLEDESLGLRALVPGPPGALEEPVAWVHNTELPDPSGYVRRRELVLTNGLWDDRIAASGFVANVQRAQAAGIVFGLRPERRTTPEELVAACRDAGVPLLEIAAAVPFTAISEAVATRYTEERQGALVGMVRRGDALATAISRGAGASGVLRVLRRDHELPLAVVDRMGRLLASAGTELDAAQLHTVATGLTRRPPPLELDLGAAGRAALYLVGAVGDVDAALICLRPVSELTRVEQDALDQAARFLSLEVAKQQAVQAIELRFASELLEMVLSGGSRDAEVPGRLRAFGVDPEGPLAVWTTAFAGPEATLPGLAEVVGEFFVAAGVPVVVAAGSQDVVAVLSWRHGEREAAPLAERLAAAVGERFPGHRAVVGLGGTARGPAGLREPLIRSREVCRTLRRGGAGPAVRTFAELGPHRLLLGTQNAAALRTLADGVLAPVREHDARRDGELEATLRAFLDHDGHWQATAAALRVHVNTLRNRLAKIGELTGRDTSRTADRVDLFLALRAADMV, from the coding sequence ATGTTCACGCTGGCGTCCCTGCTGGAAGACGAGTCGCTGGGCCTCCGGGCCCTGGTTCCGGGCCCGCCGGGGGCCCTGGAGGAACCGGTCGCCTGGGTCCACAACACCGAGCTGCCCGACCCGTCCGGCTACGTGCGGCGGCGCGAGCTGGTGCTGACCAACGGCCTGTGGGACGACCGGATCGCGGCCTCCGGGTTCGTCGCCAACGTCCAGCGGGCCCAGGCGGCGGGCATCGTGTTCGGCCTGCGCCCGGAGCGCCGCACCACGCCGGAGGAGCTGGTCGCCGCCTGCCGCGACGCGGGCGTGCCCCTGCTGGAGATCGCGGCGGCGGTGCCGTTCACCGCGATCTCCGAGGCCGTCGCCACCCGTTACACCGAGGAGCGCCAGGGCGCGCTGGTCGGCATGGTGCGCCGGGGGGACGCGCTGGCCACGGCGATCTCGCGGGGCGCGGGCGCGTCCGGGGTCCTGCGGGTGCTGCGCCGCGACCACGAGCTGCCGCTCGCGGTCGTCGACCGGATGGGCCGGCTGCTGGCCTCGGCCGGGACGGAGCTGGACGCCGCCCAGCTCCACACGGTCGCCACGGGGCTGACCCGCCGTCCGCCGCCCCTGGAACTCGACCTCGGCGCCGCCGGACGCGCCGCGCTGTACCTGGTCGGGGCGGTCGGCGACGTGGACGCGGCGCTGATCTGCCTGCGCCCGGTGAGCGAGCTGACGCGCGTCGAGCAGGACGCGCTGGACCAGGCGGCGCGCTTCCTCAGCCTGGAGGTCGCCAAGCAGCAGGCCGTGCAGGCGATCGAGCTGCGGTTCGCCAGCGAGCTGCTGGAGATGGTGCTGTCGGGCGGCAGCCGCGACGCCGAGGTCCCCGGGCGGCTGCGCGCGTTCGGCGTCGACCCCGAGGGGCCGCTCGCGGTGTGGACGACGGCGTTCGCGGGCCCGGAGGCGACCCTGCCCGGGCTCGCCGAGGTGGTCGGCGAGTTCTTCGTCGCCGCCGGCGTCCCGGTCGTGGTGGCGGCCGGATCGCAGGACGTGGTGGCCGTCCTGTCGTGGCGGCACGGCGAGCGAGAGGCGGCGCCCCTCGCCGAGCGGCTCGCCGCCGCCGTGGGGGAGCGGTTCCCCGGACACCGCGCCGTCGTGGGCCTCGGCGGGACCGCCCGGGGCCCGGCGGGGCTGCGCGAACCGCTCATCAGGTCGCGGGAGGTCTGCCGCACCCTGCGGCGGGGCGGCGCCGGGCCCGCCGTCCGGACCTTCGCCGAGCTCGGCCCGCACCGGCTCCTGCTCGGGACGCAGAACGCCGCCGCCCTGCGGACCCTGGCCGACGGCGTGCTCGCGCCGGTGCGCGAGCACGACGCCAGGCGGGACGGCGAGCTGGAGGCCACGCTGCGCGCGTTCCTGGACCACGACGGGCACTGGCAGGCCACCGCCGCCGCCCTCCGGGTGCACGTCAACACGCTGCGGAACCGGCTCGCCAAGATCGGTGAGCTGACCGGCCGCGACACCTCCCGCACCGCCGACCGCGTCGACCTCTTCCTGGCCCTGCGCGCCGCCGACATGGTCTGA
- a CDS encoding polysaccharide deacetylase family protein: MARSWRGGAAAVVALGFDVDAETPVLAQGGRYAAHASTMSHQAYGPDVGLPRILALLDEMEVPATFFVPGWVAERRPGLAASIVERGHEVAHHSYAHRPPTSMSPEEERADFERALEVFAGQGIEIAGHRAALWEASWTTAELVAEHGLRYDSSLMGDDRPYRVRAAAGEIVELPVHWSLDDWEQYAFLPEPHVGSVIESPHKVLELWRAELDGMRHYGCLFNLCVHPFLSGRPGRALALRRFIEYAQECGDVAFARCRDVAEAAFADPDVRPRPHRPPLVDPDVHPH, translated from the coding sequence ATGGCCCGAAGCTGGCGCGGAGGGGCCGCCGCGGTGGTGGCCCTGGGCTTCGACGTGGACGCCGAGACGCCCGTCCTCGCCCAGGGCGGCCGGTACGCCGCGCACGCGAGCACCATGTCCCACCAGGCCTACGGGCCGGACGTGGGGCTGCCCCGGATCCTGGCTCTGCTGGACGAGATGGAGGTCCCGGCGACGTTCTTCGTGCCGGGCTGGGTGGCCGAGCGGCGCCCGGGGCTGGCCGCCTCCATCGTCGAGCGCGGGCACGAGGTGGCGCACCACTCCTACGCCCACCGTCCGCCCACGTCGATGTCCCCGGAGGAGGAGCGCGCGGACTTCGAGCGCGCCCTGGAGGTGTTCGCCGGGCAGGGCATCGAGATCGCCGGGCACCGGGCGGCGCTGTGGGAGGCGTCCTGGACCACGGCGGAGCTGGTGGCCGAGCACGGGCTGCGCTACGACTCGTCCCTGATGGGCGACGACCGGCCCTACCGGGTCCGGGCCGCGGCGGGCGAGATCGTCGAGCTGCCGGTGCACTGGTCGCTGGACGACTGGGAGCAGTACGCGTTCCTGCCCGAGCCGCACGTCGGCTCGGTCATCGAGTCGCCGCACAAGGTGCTGGAGCTGTGGCGCGCGGAGCTGGACGGCATGCGGCACTACGGGTGCCTGTTCAACCTCTGCGTGCACCCGTTCCTGTCCGGGCGTCCGGGCCGGGCGCTGGCGCTGCGCCGGTTCATCGAGTACGCGCAGGAGTGCGGTGACGTGGCGTTCGCCCGCTGCCGGGACGTGGCGGAGGCGGCGTTCGCCGACCCGGACGTCCGGCCGCGCCCCCACCGCCCGCCGCTGGTGGACCCGGACGTCCACCCGCACTGA
- a CDS encoding oxidoreductase has protein sequence MTVTVAHPALEPGHVGGLRTSNRLVVAPMTRVSALPDGTPTQEMAEYYARFARGGFGLVVTEGTYTDAVYSQGYLNQPGLVSERHVSAWKEVTAGVHEAGGAIVAQLMHAGALSQGNPYRDETAGPSAVVPQGVKMPEYGGHGPWAAPREMSLDDIGQAVDGFVASAANARRAGFDGVEIHAANGYLLDQFLTDYTNLREDSYGGPVAARVRLAAEVVAAVRAEVGPDWRVGVRVSQTKVNDFRYRWPGGAHDAEVIFAALAEAGASYLHVASEGRNWLDSARLDRGLTVTGLARRVSGLPVIANGGMHDADLSAQVLADGHADLVSVARAALVNPDLPRRLAEGTASEPFDHAMLSPMVTLDNARRWGLAAGADA, from the coding sequence ATGACCGTCACAGTCGCGCACCCGGCGCTGGAGCCGGGACACGTCGGCGGGCTGCGCACGTCCAACCGCCTGGTGGTGGCGCCCATGACGCGGGTCTCGGCCTTGCCGGACGGCACGCCGACGCAAGAGATGGCCGAGTACTACGCGCGGTTCGCGCGCGGCGGGTTCGGCCTGGTCGTCACCGAGGGGACCTACACCGACGCCGTCTACAGCCAGGGCTACCTCAACCAGCCGGGCCTGGTGTCGGAGCGCCACGTGTCCGCCTGGAAGGAGGTCACCGCCGGCGTGCACGAGGCCGGAGGCGCCATCGTGGCCCAGCTGATGCACGCGGGCGCCCTGTCGCAGGGCAACCCCTATCGCGACGAGACCGCGGGACCGTCGGCGGTGGTGCCGCAGGGCGTCAAGATGCCCGAGTACGGCGGGCACGGCCCATGGGCGGCGCCCCGGGAGATGAGCCTGGACGACATCGGGCAGGCCGTGGACGGTTTCGTCGCCTCGGCGGCGAACGCCAGGCGCGCCGGGTTCGACGGTGTGGAGATCCACGCCGCCAACGGCTACCTGCTGGACCAGTTCCTCACCGACTACACCAACCTGCGCGAGGACTCCTACGGCGGGCCGGTCGCGGCCCGGGTGCGCCTGGCGGCGGAGGTCGTCGCGGCGGTCCGCGCGGAGGTGGGACCGGACTGGCGCGTCGGGGTCCGGGTGTCGCAGACCAAGGTGAACGACTTCCGGTACCGCTGGCCCGGCGGCGCCCACGACGCCGAGGTGATCTTCGCCGCGCTGGCCGAGGCGGGCGCGAGCTACCTGCACGTCGCGAGCGAGGGGCGCAACTGGCTCGACTCCGCGCGGCTGGACCGGGGGCTCACCGTCACCGGCCTGGCCCGCCGGGTGAGCGGCCTGCCGGTGATCGCCAACGGCGGGATGCACGACGCGGACCTGTCGGCGCAGGTCCTGGCGGACGGCCACGCCGACCTGGTCTCGGTGGCCCGGGCGGCGCTGGTGAACCCCGACCTGCCGCGCCGCCTCGCCGAGGGCACGGCGTCCGAGCCGTTCGACCATGCGATGCTGTCGCCGATGGTCACCCTGGACAACGCCCGGCGCTGGGGGCTGGCGGCCGGTGCGGACGCCTGA
- a CDS encoding DUF1989 domain-containing protein, with amino-acid sequence MKLHGLACPSGGVLGGMVTMERTLVPAGEGRAVRVAAGRRVRVVDVEGGQVGDLFAFAADDPREHLSAAHTRSVTSRLFPRVGEAFVTDRRRPILTLEGDTSPGSHDMLIAACDPARYEGLGVPGHASCAGNLESALAEMGLSIATVPQPVNVFMRIPVEESGRLRWLAAESRAGDAVTFEAAMDCVVVVSACPQDLAGINGDGPTPMAIDVL; translated from the coding sequence ATGAAGCTCCATGGCCTGGCCTGTCCATCCGGTGGTGTGCTGGGCGGCATGGTGACGATGGAACGGACGTTGGTGCCCGCCGGCGAAGGCCGGGCGGTGCGGGTGGCAGCCGGGCGGCGGGTGCGGGTCGTGGACGTGGAGGGCGGCCAGGTCGGCGACCTGTTCGCGTTCGCCGCGGACGATCCGCGCGAGCACCTGAGCGCCGCGCACACCCGCAGCGTGACGAGCCGGCTGTTCCCGCGGGTGGGCGAGGCGTTCGTCACCGATAGGCGCAGGCCCATCCTGACCCTGGAGGGCGACACCTCGCCGGGCTCGCACGACATGCTGATCGCCGCGTGCGACCCCGCCCGGTACGAGGGGCTCGGGGTCCCGGGGCACGCCTCGTGCGCGGGGAACCTGGAATCGGCGCTGGCGGAGATGGGGCTGTCGATCGCCACCGTCCCGCAGCCGGTCAACGTGTTCATGCGGATCCCGGTGGAGGAGTCCGGGCGGCTGCGGTGGCTGGCCGCCGAGAGCCGGGCCGGCGACGCGGTCACCTTCGAGGCGGCGATGGACTGCGTGGTCGTCGTGTCGGCGTGCCCGCAGGACCTGGCCGGGATCAACGGCGACGGCCCGACCCCGATGGCGATCGACGTCCTGTGA
- a CDS encoding STAS domain-containing protein — protein MRSRRDVILDRWVDLVVAGVRGRITESELRAELSELYGLIERSTGGEREAAGELRAALTEISRTRARQGFSPSETAVSVFALKQAVLEQVGAIGDVAAYAEFVAFSSGVDDLGLLTFETYAAAREQVIADQTEQLLELSTPVVKLWEGILGVPLVGTLDSARTQVVMETLLERLVETGSQFAVIDITGVPAVDTEVAQHLLKTVMAARLMGTDCVISGIRPQIAQTIVALGIEFGDIPTKASLADALEWAMERSGTRLVGGAGA, from the coding sequence TTGCGCTCCCGACGGGATGTCATTCTTGACCGGTGGGTCGACCTGGTCGTCGCGGGGGTGCGCGGCCGCATCACGGAGAGTGAGCTCAGAGCCGAGCTCTCCGAGCTGTACGGGCTGATCGAGAGGTCGACCGGCGGCGAGAGGGAGGCGGCCGGGGAACTCCGGGCCGCGCTGACCGAGATCTCCCGCACCCGCGCCCGGCAGGGCTTCAGCCCGAGCGAGACCGCGGTGAGCGTGTTCGCGCTCAAGCAGGCGGTGCTGGAGCAGGTCGGCGCCATCGGCGACGTGGCGGCGTACGCCGAGTTCGTGGCGTTCTCCTCCGGTGTCGACGATCTGGGGCTGCTGACCTTCGAGACCTACGCCGCCGCGCGCGAGCAGGTCATCGCCGACCAGACCGAGCAGCTGCTCGAACTGTCCACGCCGGTGGTGAAGCTGTGGGAGGGGATCCTCGGGGTCCCGCTGGTGGGCACGCTCGACTCCGCGCGCACGCAGGTGGTGATGGAGACCCTGCTGGAGCGCCTGGTCGAGACGGGCTCGCAGTTCGCGGTGATCGACATCACCGGGGTCCCGGCCGTGGACACCGAGGTGGCCCAGCACCTGCTGAAGACGGTGATGGCGGCCAGGCTGATGGGCACCGACTGCGTGATCTCCGGCATCCGCCCGCAGATCGCCCAGACGATCGTGGCGCTCGGGATCGAGTTCGGCGACATTCCGACGAAGGCCTCGCTGGCCGACGCCCTGGAGTGGGCCATGGAGCGCAGCGGTACCCGCCTCGTCGGCGGGGCGGGGGCCTGA
- a CDS encoding STAS domain-containing protein, with protein sequence MERVPILKIGQVLLVSIQVDLQDQTVLALQEDLADRIVRTGARGVIIDITAVDIVDSFIGRMFATIASMSRLMDAETVVVGMRPAVAITLVELGLSLGGVRTALDLEKGMRLLGAPLPAIGPGAVDSP encoded by the coding sequence ATGGAGCGCGTCCCGATTCTGAAGATCGGCCAGGTGCTGCTGGTGTCGATCCAGGTCGATCTGCAGGACCAGACCGTCCTGGCGCTCCAGGAGGATCTGGCCGACCGGATCGTCAGGACGGGCGCCCGCGGCGTGATCATCGACATCACCGCGGTGGACATCGTGGACTCCTTCATCGGCCGGATGTTCGCCACCATCGCCTCGATGTCGCGGCTGATGGACGCCGAGACGGTCGTGGTGGGGATGCGGCCCGCGGTGGCGATCACCCTGGTCGAGCTGGGCCTGTCGCTCGGCGGGGTCCGCACCGCCCTGGACCTGGAGAAGGGCATGCGGCTGCTCGGCGCGCCGCTGCCGGCCATCGGGCCCGGCGCGGTGGACAGCCCGTGA
- a CDS encoding ATP-binding protein, with amino-acid sequence MTTPAGDSVPIASNDDVVRVRQLVRAAAAAAGMSLVDQTKIVTAASELARNTFVHGGGGSARVEPVVNARGRAGVRLVFTDTGGGIPDVAQALTEGWTSGGGLGLGLPGARRLADEFELETEVGRGTTVTVTKWIR; translated from the coding sequence GTGACGACTCCGGCGGGTGACTCCGTCCCCATCGCCTCCAACGACGACGTGGTCCGGGTGCGGCAGCTCGTGCGGGCCGCGGCGGCCGCTGCGGGGATGTCACTGGTCGACCAGACCAAGATCGTCACGGCGGCCAGCGAGCTGGCCCGCAACACCTTCGTGCACGGCGGGGGCGGCAGCGCGCGCGTGGAGCCCGTCGTCAACGCGCGGGGCCGCGCCGGCGTGCGGCTGGTGTTCACCGACACGGGCGGCGGAATTCCCGACGTGGCCCAGGCGCTGACCGAAGGGTGGACGAGCGGCGGCGGCCTCGGCCTGGGGCTGCCGGGCGCGCGGCGCCTGGCCGACGAGTTCGAGCTGGAGACCGAGGTCGGGAGGGGCACCACGGTGACGGTGACCAAGTGGATCCGCTGA
- a CDS encoding anti-sigma regulatory factor, producing the protein MDPLTGTGWMTSPSAGDAIWLRAEEPSAAAGARRQAVRMAERLGFAGERLGQIQLAVTEAATNLAKHAVQGEILVRIVRTGEEAALELVCVDRGPGITDVPASRLDGHSTSGTLGLGLGSIERLADRTGMHSLPGAGTVLFAGFSRLGGRAAAAPGPPFAGLTRPIDGEEECGDAYAARLDGGTVYAMVCDGLGHGPMAARAAQEAVAAMREAVLPARPIDLLRLVHQRLGATRGGAVAVAAVDPAAGAVRFAGLGNVAGWIVGPDRRHGMISVPGIAGAKTRTLREHAYDLPRDAVVVLHSDGLTDKWDAAGRPGPSRDPLLIAADLLRSAGVRHDDRCVLAVTTAGRR; encoded by the coding sequence GTGGATCCGCTGACCGGCACCGGATGGATGACCAGCCCCTCGGCCGGTGACGCGATCTGGTTGCGGGCCGAGGAGCCCAGCGCCGCGGCCGGCGCGCGGCGCCAGGCGGTCCGCATGGCCGAGCGGCTCGGCTTCGCGGGGGAGCGCCTCGGGCAGATCCAGCTCGCGGTGACCGAGGCGGCCACCAACCTGGCCAAGCACGCGGTCCAGGGAGAGATCCTCGTCCGGATAGTCCGGACGGGGGAGGAGGCCGCGCTGGAGCTCGTGTGCGTGGACCGGGGGCCCGGCATCACCGACGTCCCCGCGTCCCGCCTGGACGGCCATTCCACGTCCGGGACGCTCGGCCTCGGGCTCGGCTCGATCGAGCGGCTCGCCGACCGCACCGGGATGCATTCGCTTCCTGGAGCCGGCACCGTCCTGTTCGCCGGGTTCTCGCGGCTCGGTGGCAGGGCCGCCGCGGCGCCGGGGCCGCCGTTCGCCGGCCTGACCCGGCCGATCGACGGCGAGGAGGAGTGCGGCGACGCCTACGCCGCGCGGCTGGACGGCGGAACGGTGTACGCGATGGTCTGCGACGGCCTCGGGCACGGCCCTATGGCGGCGCGGGCCGCCCAGGAGGCCGTCGCGGCGATGCGCGAGGCCGTGCTGCCGGCGCGCCCCATCGACCTGCTGCGGCTGGTGCACCAGCGGCTCGGGGCGACCCGTGGCGGCGCGGTCGCCGTGGCGGCCGTGGACCCGGCGGCGGGCGCGGTGCGGTTCGCGGGGCTGGGCAACGTCGCCGGATGGATCGTCGGCCCCGACCGCCGGCACGGCATGATCTCGGTTCCGGGCATCGCCGGCGCGAAGACCAGGACGCTGCGAGAGCACGCCTACGACCTGCCCCGGGACGCCGTGGTGGTGCTGCACTCCGACGGGCTGACCGACAAGTGGGACGCCGCCGGCCGTCCCGGGCCCTCCCGCGATCCGCTGCTGATCGCCGCGGACCTGCTGCGCTCCGCCGGGGTGCGGCACGACGACCGCTGCGTCCTCGCCGTGACGACCGCCGGGCGGAGGTGA
- a CDS encoding sensor histidine kinase, with protein MAEELLRLRVADDEGIFALRQAGRHVAAAVRLDLQDQVRVATALSEIGRELAAHAGTVAVAFLLDRRPAPRLLVEMEYAPARDARRPKEGDAAAARLMDLLEETGTEARRTVRLAKALPADVADVAGATLADLRARLGRLQPATALEELRTQNAELVEALEDVRRQREELRRLNTELEETNQGVMALYNELSSELEETNRGVVALYAELEEKSDQLREAGEAKNRFWANISHELRTPVHGVIGLTRLLLDPAAEPLTEEQRHQVSLVAGASDTLLSLVNELLDMAKAEQGRLAPRRTFVEVSSMLRQLADLMTPMAEQSGVRLRFDAAEAGALILVTDEVMLTRILRNLVANGLKFTDEGEVRLTTRRTPDHLEFAVADTGVGIPPGEQERVFEEFYQVPGGRPGGTGLGLTYSRRLAHALGGDLSLESEVGAGTTVTLRLPAYRSLAELGLTHVLVADAHDAGRGVLRDVLGDVAERVSEAGDPQTVRDLAAAADPPELILLGSGVSPADAVGGPDGPPPGTAVVLIAPSDAAVSDETRPERVDAVLDQAQLAPVMLADAVARARARRTARTP; from the coding sequence GTGGCGGAGGAACTGCTGCGTCTGCGGGTGGCCGACGACGAGGGGATCTTCGCCCTCCGCCAGGCCGGGCGGCACGTCGCCGCGGCGGTCCGCCTGGACCTCCAGGACCAGGTGCGGGTCGCCACCGCGCTCAGCGAGATCGGCCGGGAGCTGGCGGCCCACGCGGGCACGGTCGCGGTGGCCTTCCTCCTCGACCGGCGGCCGGCGCCGCGGCTGCTGGTCGAGATGGAGTACGCGCCCGCGCGGGACGCTCGCCGGCCGAAGGAGGGCGACGCCGCGGCCGCGCGCCTCATGGACCTGCTGGAGGAGACGGGCACGGAGGCGCGGCGGACCGTCCGGCTCGCGAAGGCCCTGCCCGCGGACGTCGCCGACGTGGCCGGCGCGACCCTCGCCGACCTGCGCGCCCGGCTGGGACGGCTGCAACCCGCCACCGCCCTGGAGGAGCTGCGGACACAGAACGCCGAGCTGGTCGAGGCGCTGGAGGACGTCCGGCGGCAGCGCGAGGAGCTCCGCAGGCTCAACACCGAGCTGGAGGAGACCAACCAGGGCGTGATGGCCCTCTACAACGAGCTGTCCTCCGAGCTGGAGGAGACCAACCGGGGGGTGGTGGCGCTGTACGCCGAACTGGAGGAGAAGTCCGACCAGCTCCGCGAGGCGGGCGAGGCCAAGAACCGCTTCTGGGCCAACATCAGCCACGAGCTGCGCACGCCCGTCCACGGTGTCATCGGGCTCACCCGGCTGCTGCTCGACCCCGCCGCCGAACCCCTCACCGAGGAGCAGCGGCACCAGGTCTCGCTGGTCGCCGGCGCCAGCGACACCCTGCTCTCCCTGGTGAACGAGCTGCTGGACATGGCCAAGGCCGAGCAGGGCCGGCTCGCGCCGCGCCGCACGTTCGTCGAGGTGTCCTCGATGCTGCGGCAGCTGGCGGACCTGATGACGCCCATGGCCGAGCAGTCCGGGGTGCGTCTCCGGTTCGACGCCGCCGAGGCGGGCGCCCTCATCCTCGTCACCGACGAGGTGATGCTGACCCGCATCCTGCGCAACCTGGTGGCCAACGGGCTCAAGTTCACCGACGAGGGCGAGGTGCGCCTGACGACCCGGCGCACCCCGGACCACCTGGAGTTCGCCGTCGCCGACACCGGGGTGGGCATCCCGCCCGGCGAGCAGGAGCGCGTGTTCGAGGAGTTCTACCAGGTGCCGGGCGGCAGGCCGGGAGGAACCGGGCTCGGGCTGACCTACTCCCGCCGCCTCGCCCACGCCCTCGGCGGCGACCTGTCGCTGGAGAGCGAGGTCGGCGCGGGCACGACGGTGACGCTGCGCCTGCCCGCGTACCGGAGCCTGGCCGAACTCGGCCTCACGCACGTGCTCGTCGCCGACGCGCACGACGCCGGGCGCGGGGTCCTGCGCGACGTGCTCGGCGACGTCGCCGAACGCGTCAGCGAGGCCGGCGATCCGCAGACCGTCCGCGACCTGGCGGCCGCCGCCGACCCGCCCGAGCTGATCCTGCTCGGTTCCGGCGTCTCTCCCGCCGACGCGGTCGGCGGGCCGGACGGACCGCCCCCGGGGACCGCCGTCGTGCTGATCGCCCCGTCGGACGCGGCCGTCTCGGACGAGACGCGGCCGGAGCGCGTGGACGCCGTCCTCGACCAGGCCCAGCTCGCACCGGTCATGCTCGCCGACGCGGTGGCGCGGGCGCGGGCCCGGCGGACGGCGCGGACGCCGTGA